A window of the Sporosarcina sp. FSL K6-2383 genome harbors these coding sequences:
- a CDS encoding glycosyltransferase, translated as MNEQPLVSLIISAYNHEKYIEECLESIMNQTYKNIELILFNDGSKDSTHEKILGFKSKLKERFTAFEYINKENEGISKNFNIGIKKAKGKYIKTFASDDFLFENAIELLVNGLENEPDFDIAYADGYYVYAENERLIEKDLTKCVKFSGKATYISGNIHDHLYDILPHMSSWTVLFKKECFDKYGLYDENLRCEDMDLYLRFSKESKFLYLENDVAIHRLHDNNAGFIPEIMISSVERMIEKYTQSNFFESELHKRKLERWLIFTKRVLLPLNFSHLDIGNKKVFVWGTGEYCKNNIHLVNNEIEFFLDSNLQKVNTEFMGKLVKHPNEILNYKSSEIFILVLSTFVDEIFEWLEDNGLKLGENYY; from the coding sequence ATGAACGAACAACCACTAGTAAGTCTAATAATTTCTGCTTATAATCATGAGAAATATATTGAAGAATGTTTAGAAAGTATAATGAATCAAACATACAAAAATATTGAACTGATTTTGTTTAATGATGGGTCAAAGGATAGTACCCATGAAAAAATTTTAGGTTTCAAATCTAAGTTAAAAGAACGGTTCACCGCATTTGAGTATATTAACAAAGAGAATGAGGGAATTAGTAAAAACTTTAATATAGGCATTAAAAAAGCAAAAGGAAAATATATTAAAACATTTGCGTCAGATGATTTTCTATTCGAAAATGCAATCGAATTATTAGTGAATGGTTTAGAAAATGAGCCGGATTTTGATATTGCCTATGCGGATGGCTATTATGTCTATGCCGAAAATGAGCGTTTGATTGAAAAGGATTTAACAAAATGTGTTAAATTTTCTGGGAAAGCTACATATATTTCTGGAAATATTCATGACCATTTATATGATATTTTACCACATATGTCCTCTTGGACAGTTTTATTTAAAAAGGAATGTTTTGATAAGTATGGACTGTATGATGAAAATTTAAGATGTGAGGATATGGATCTTTACTTGAGATTTTCGAAGGAAAGCAAATTCTTATATTTAGAAAATGATGTTGCTATACATCGCTTACATGATAACAATGCAGGTTTCATTCCAGAGATTATGATTTCTAGTGTTGAACGAATGATTGAAAAATATACACAATCCAATTTCTTTGAAAGTGAATTGCATAAGCGGAAATTAGAGAGATGGTTAATTTTCACCAAACGAGTGTTGTTACCCCTAAACTTTAGTCACCTAGACATTGGAAACAAAAAAGTATTTGTATGGGGCACAGGTGAATACTGTAAAAATAACATTCATTTAGTTAACAATGAGATAGAGTTTTTCCTTGACTCCAATCTCCAAAAAGTAAATACAGAATTTATGGGTAAGCTAGTTAAGCATCCTAATGAGATACTGAACTATAAATCTAGTGAAATCTTTATTTTAGTATTGAGTACATTTGTCGATGAGATATTTGAATGGTTAGAGGATAATGGATTGAAGTTAGGGGAGAATTATTATTAG
- a CDS encoding DegT/DnrJ/EryC1/StrS family aminotransferase produces the protein MIKFLDLKKINIRYETEYLEIMKSFLNSGWYINGDMLEKFEQEFSKYCGTKYGIGVSNGLDALKLMLQSYDIGEGDEVIVPANTYIATILAITQVGATPVLVEPNFQSFNITLANIEESVTEKTKAVIIVHLYGRIVTEVKEIKEFCQKNNLKLFEDAAQSHGAELDEVKAGNFGDAAAFSFYPGKNLGALGDAGAITTNDLSIAKKLYALRNYGSFVKYENVYQGYNHRLDELQAGFLSLKLKDLDKDNEIRREIAASYIKGINNPLISLPIPSERKENVWHVFPILVKNRSAFIEYMKENGVETLIHYPIPPHRQQAYRELNDLHFEITESIHENIVSLPISPVHTYEEIESVIAIVNRYKA, from the coding sequence ATGATAAAATTTTTAGATTTAAAAAAAATAAATATACGTTATGAAACTGAATACTTGGAAATAATGAAGAGTTTTTTAAATAGCGGTTGGTATATAAACGGTGATATGTTGGAGAAATTTGAACAAGAGTTTTCAAAGTACTGTGGAACAAAATATGGTATTGGAGTAAGTAATGGACTTGATGCTTTGAAACTAATGTTGCAATCCTATGATATTGGAGAAGGGGACGAAGTAATTGTTCCAGCAAATACTTATATTGCAACGATTTTAGCAATCACACAAGTAGGTGCTACTCCTGTATTAGTAGAACCAAATTTCCAATCATTTAATATTACGTTAGCCAACATTGAAGAGTCTGTTACAGAAAAAACAAAAGCTGTAATTATTGTCCACTTATACGGTCGGATTGTGACCGAGGTTAAGGAAATTAAAGAGTTCTGTCAAAAAAACAATTTGAAGTTATTTGAAGATGCAGCACAGTCTCATGGTGCCGAATTAGATGAAGTTAAAGCGGGGAATTTTGGAGACGCTGCTGCATTTAGTTTTTATCCCGGAAAAAACTTAGGTGCTTTGGGAGATGCAGGAGCGATCACGACAAATGATTTGAGTATTGCCAAAAAACTTTATGCTTTAAGAAATTACGGTTCGTTTGTGAAATATGAAAACGTATATCAGGGCTATAATCATCGATTGGATGAATTGCAAGCTGGTTTTTTATCACTTAAGCTAAAGGATTTAGATAAAGACAATGAGATTAGACGAGAGATTGCAGCTAGCTATATAAAAGGAATTAACAATCCGCTTATTTCGTTACCAATCCCAAGTGAAAGAAAGGAAAACGTGTGGCATGTATTTCCTATACTTGTGAAAAATCGCTCTGCTTTTATAGAGTATATGAAGGAAAATGGTGTTGAAACATTAATTCACTACCCGATACCTCCACATAGGCAACAGGCCTACAGGGAGCTGAATGATTTACATTTTGAGATAACGGAAAGTATTCATGAAAACATTGTAAGTCTTCCAATTTCTCCTGTGCATACGTATGAGGAAATTGAAAGTGTTATAGCGATTGTAAATCGTTATAAAGCTTGA
- a CDS encoding FdtA/QdtA family cupin domain-containing protein, translating into MTNHLIKLKDISDERGSLITIENLKEIPFEVRRVYYLYNLTADKARGFHAHKKLKQLFICVHGSCKVLLDDGISKKEYHLTNPNQAVLCDSLVWREMFDFSNDCVFLVLADQFFDEEDYIRDYAQFLEFQKGEIS; encoded by the coding sequence ATGACTAATCATTTAATAAAATTAAAAGATATTAGTGATGAAAGAGGCAGTCTAATTACAATAGAAAACTTAAAGGAAATACCATTCGAAGTGAGACGTGTATATTACTTATATAATTTAACTGCTGATAAAGCTAGAGGATTTCATGCCCATAAAAAATTAAAACAACTTTTTATATGTGTACATGGGTCTTGTAAAGTTTTATTGGATGATGGGATCAGTAAGAAAGAATACCATTTAACGAACCCAAATCAGGCTGTCTTGTGTGATAGTTTAGTTTGGCGTGAAATGTTTGACTTCAGTAATGATTGTGTATTTTTAGTGCTAGCCGATCAATTTTTCGATGAAGAAGATTATATTAGAGATTATGCTCAATTTTTAGAATTTCAAAAAGGGGAAATCTCATGA
- a CDS encoding GNAT family N-acetyltransferase codes for MHQVVLEGEVVNLKPYSPSDREKVIELRNTARGQYFLNQGFVSTIETQVEWEKGYFSRDNDFYWIIECKETKEMIGTTALYDITDQDAEKGRLIVDEKKSMRKPYVLEAELLILKYAFENLKLRHLITRTKLDNDKMKSINIRFGFKKTGECIINQEVYEHFLLEDYHPDSLLKYQSIVTKWRKKEEKK; via the coding sequence ATGCATCAAGTTGTTTTAGAAGGAGAAGTTGTGAATTTAAAACCCTACAGCCCATCAGATAGAGAAAAGGTAATTGAACTAAGAAATACAGCCAGAGGGCAGTACTTCTTAAATCAAGGATTCGTTTCTACTATTGAAACACAAGTGGAATGGGAAAAGGGATATTTCTCCCGAGATAATGATTTTTATTGGATTATTGAATGTAAAGAAACAAAAGAAATGATTGGTACTACGGCTTTATATGATATAACTGATCAAGATGCTGAAAAAGGCCGATTAATCGTTGATGAGAAAAAATCTATGAGGAAGCCTTATGTGTTAGAAGCAGAATTATTAATACTTAAATATGCATTTGAGAATTTGAAGCTCCGTCATTTAATAACACGAACAAAATTAGACAATGATAAGATGAAATCTATTAATATACGTTTTGGCTTTAAAAAAACAGGTGAGTGTATTATAAATCAAGAGGTATATGAACATTTCTTATTAGAAGATTATCATCCTGATTCTCTATTAAAATACCAATCAATTGTGACTAAATGGAGAAAAAAAGAGGAGAAAAAATGA
- the rfbB gene encoding dTDP-glucose 4,6-dehydratase, which translates to MKKVLVTGGAGFIGANFLQYITKEYSDYVIINIDNLTYASDFTNIQDLEKLGNYQFLKVDICDEKSVSKIIKTNEIDTIIHFAAESHVDNSIENPYIFAETNIMGTLNLLQAAYKEWFSKPFEIKEKYRNSRFIHVSTDEVYGTLEDKGYFTEESNYMPNSPYSASKAASDLLVRSYFHTYGMNVITTNCSNNFGPFQNKEKLIPKIIFNALNDLVIPIYGDGSNVRDWLHVSDHCAAISAILQNGEVGETYLIGDNNEKTNLQIVHAICDVLDRKVPKEVSYRNQIQFVADRAGHDYRYAIDSSKVQREVGWKPRMTFEKALEHTIDWYLQKIL; encoded by the coding sequence ATGAAAAAGGTTTTAGTGACAGGAGGAGCTGGTTTTATTGGGGCTAACTTCTTGCAATACATTACTAAAGAATATAGCGATTATGTTATAATAAACATAGATAATTTGACATATGCAAGTGATTTTACAAATATCCAAGATCTAGAGAAGTTAGGAAATTATCAATTTTTAAAAGTAGACATTTGTGATGAAAAAAGTGTGTCAAAAATAATTAAAACGAATGAAATTGATACAATTATCCATTTCGCTGCTGAGTCTCATGTTGATAATTCAATTGAAAACCCATATATTTTTGCCGAAACAAATATCATGGGGACACTAAATTTATTACAAGCGGCATATAAAGAATGGTTTAGTAAGCCATTTGAGATAAAAGAAAAATATCGTAATTCACGTTTTATTCATGTTTCAACAGATGAGGTATACGGAACGCTGGAAGATAAGGGATATTTTACTGAAGAGTCAAACTATATGCCCAATAGTCCATATAGTGCGAGTAAAGCAGCTTCCGATTTATTAGTGAGAAGCTATTTCCATACCTATGGAATGAATGTGATTACAACAAATTGCTCCAATAATTTTGGTCCTTTTCAAAATAAAGAAAAATTAATTCCGAAAATTATTTTTAATGCATTAAATGATTTAGTAATCCCAATTTATGGGGATGGTAGTAATGTTCGTGATTGGCTACATGTATCAGACCATTGCGCAGCAATAAGCGCAATACTGCAAAATGGGGAAGTTGGCGAAACATACTTAATTGGCGATAATAATGAGAAAACGAACCTACAAATTGTTCATGCTATATGTGATGTTTTAGATAGAAAAGTACCTAAGGAAGTTTCCTATCGAAATCAAATTCAATTTGTAGCTGATCGTGCTGGCCATGATTATCGTTATGCAATCGACTCTTCAAAAGTTCAGCGGGAAGTAGGCTGGAAGCCCCGAATGACATTTGAAAAAGCATTAGAACACACAATTGATTGGTATTTACAAAAAATATTGTAG
- the rfbA gene encoding glucose-1-phosphate thymidylyltransferase RfbA, which yields MKGIILAGGHGTRLHPLTATISKQALPIYDKPMIYYSLSVLMLAGIKEILIISTPRDISLFMNMFSDGKELGLKIEYKIQEKPEGLPQAFILGEDFIGEDDVALILGDNIFFGQGISEILKGSISNLSGATIFGYQVKDPERFGVVEFDNNNNVKSIIEKPTNPRSNYAVTGLYFYENDVIEKAKSLNHSSRGELEITDLNNLFLKENRLKVKLLGRGFAWLDTGTFESLLNAAQFVETIEVRQGFKIACIEEIAYRKGYIDKNQLLELANKYSKSDYGKYLLDIANEKR from the coding sequence ATGAAGGGGATAATTTTAGCAGGGGGGCATGGGACAAGACTCCACCCACTAACAGCAACAATCTCAAAGCAAGCATTGCCTATCTATGATAAACCTATGATTTATTATTCGTTATCTGTTTTAATGTTAGCGGGTATAAAAGAAATATTAATAATCTCAACACCAAGAGATATTAGTTTATTTATGAACATGTTTTCTGATGGTAAAGAGTTGGGATTAAAGATTGAATATAAAATCCAAGAAAAACCAGAAGGATTACCACAGGCATTTATTTTAGGGGAAGATTTTATTGGTGAAGATGATGTAGCATTAATATTAGGAGATAATATTTTCTTTGGGCAGGGTATTTCAGAAATTTTGAAAGGGTCTATTTCAAATCTTAGTGGTGCTACAATATTCGGTTATCAGGTCAAGGACCCCGAACGTTTTGGTGTAGTGGAATTTGATAATAATAACAATGTTAAATCAATAATTGAGAAACCAACTAATCCTAGATCAAATTATGCTGTAACCGGATTATATTTCTATGAAAATGATGTGATTGAAAAGGCTAAAAGTCTGAACCATTCCTCAAGAGGGGAATTAGAAATTACAGATTTAAACAATTTGTTTCTAAAGGAAAATAGGCTGAAGGTTAAGTTATTAGGACGTGGATTTGCATGGCTTGACACGGGAACTTTTGAATCCTTATTAAATGCAGCACAATTCGTTGAAACGATAGAAGTTCGTCAAGGCTTTAAAATTGCTTGTATCGAAGAAATAGCATATAGAAAAGGATATATTGATAAAAATCAATTGCTGGAATTAGCTAATAAATATAGTAAATCTGATTACGGAAAATATTTATTAGATATTGCTAATGAAAAGAGGTAA